In one Musa acuminata AAA Group cultivar baxijiao chromosome BXJ2-5, Cavendish_Baxijiao_AAA, whole genome shotgun sequence genomic region, the following are encoded:
- the LOC103984076 gene encoding ras-related protein RABA5a, with protein MEYSGNEEQGQDYLFKIVLIGDSAVGKSNLLARFARNQFFPNSKSTIGVEFQTKTMDIDGKEVKAQIWDTAGQERFKAVTSAYYRGAVGALLVYDVSRHQTFDSVGRWLQELHMHSDMNVVTILVGNKTDLKDAREVSTAEGKTLAEAQGLFFMETSALDSSNVAAAFQTVVEEIYHAVSRKVFLSQEQQKHEMPSLTNGKTVVLQGDTKDASGGTREFWCCSS; from the exons ATGGAATATAGTGGAAACGAAGAGCAGGGTCAGGACTATCtgttcaaaattgttctgatCGGTGACTCTGCTGTTGGAAAGTCGAATTTGCTAGCTAGATTCGCCCGGAATCAGTTCTTCCCAAACTCCAAGTCGACCATAGGGGTCGAATTCCAAACCAAAACGATGGACATTGATGGGAAGGAAGTCAAAGCTCAGATATGGGATACTGCCGGTCAGGAGCGCTTCAAGGCTGTTACATCTGCATACTATCGGGGAGCCGTCGGAGCTCTTCTGGTGTACGATGTGAGCAGGCATCAGACATTTGATAGCGTTGGCCGATGGTTACAAGAACTACACA TGCACTCAGACATGAATGTCGTGACCATTCTGGTGGGCAACAAGACTGATCTCAAGGATGCAAGGGAGGTTAGTACCGCAGAGGGCAAGACCCTAGCTGAGGCTCAAGGCCTTTTCTTCATGGAAACCTCTGCACTGGACTCCTCCAATGTTGCAGCAGCATTTCAGACTGTAGTGGAGGAGATCTACCACGCAGTGAGCAGGAAGGTCTTCCTATCTCAGGAGCAACAGAAGCATGAGATGCCTTCACTCACGAATGGAAAGACTGTAGTTCTACAGGGGGATACCAAAGATGCAAGCGGTGGAACCAGGGAATTCTGGTGCTGTTCATCCTGA